One stretch of Variovorax sp. TBS-050B DNA includes these proteins:
- a CDS encoding lipoprotein insertase outer membrane protein LolB encodes MTTIDDRRGRRGILAAGGAALLLLASGCAQLPAGARPEGSAAWSGRMSLRIDSQPVQTFSALFELRGSPEAGELSLTSPIGSTLAQLHWAPGEALLKNGSEVRRFDSVDALIEAATGAAIPVAALFGWLAGRNDPVPGWRPDLGQVASGRLQATREAPSPTADLRIVFERS; translated from the coding sequence GTGACGACGATCGACGACCGCCGCGGGCGGCGAGGCATCCTGGCGGCGGGCGGCGCGGCGCTGCTGCTGCTGGCGAGCGGCTGCGCGCAGTTGCCGGCCGGCGCGCGGCCGGAAGGCTCCGCCGCATGGAGCGGGCGCATGTCGCTGCGCATCGACAGCCAGCCGGTCCAGACCTTCTCGGCCCTGTTCGAGCTGCGCGGCTCGCCCGAGGCCGGCGAGCTTTCGCTCACCAGCCCCATCGGCAGCACGCTGGCCCAGCTGCATTGGGCGCCCGGCGAGGCCCTGCTCAAGAACGGCAGCGAGGTGCGCCGCTTCGACTCGGTCGATGCGCTGATCGAGGCCGCGACGGGTGCGGCCATCCCGGTGGCCGCCCTGTTCGGCTGGCTTGCGGGTCGCAACGATCCGGTGCCGGGCTGGCGCCCCGACCTCGGCCAGGTCGCGAGCGGCCGGCTGCAGGCCACGCGCGAAGCACCGAGCCCCACGGCCGACCTGCGCATCGTGTTCGAGCGGTCATGA